The genomic interval CCTGCTGCTCCCGGCGTCCGCCCCGGCCGATGCCGGCAGCACGCCGACCGGGACCACCGAGACCACCGAGCCCAGCGGCACGTCGACGACGGAGTCGGACGCGACGGACACGACCGGGACGACGGGCGGTACGAGCGCCACGGAGACCACCGACCGGCCGGCGGACGCCGCCGGCGCGAGCGAGACGGCGGTCGGCGCGGCGGCCGACGCGGCGCTGACGTCGACCGACGCGCTGCTGGCCCGGGTGGACGAACTCCTCGCCGCGCTGGCCGGCGCCGAGCCGCAGACCGCCACGACGCTGCCGGCCCCCGCCGGCCCGGCCGCGCCCGCGGCCCCCGCGGAGCCCGCCGTGTCGCCGGGACTGTTCCCCGCGCTCACGTCGCTTCTGATGCCGAACTCCTGAAAGGACGGCGGACGCGTCAGGCACTCCGTCAGTTCATAGAATTCGTATTTCGTATGAGAACTCGGCAATCTTCGATTTCCCGGTTTCCGCTCCGGCCGGAAATCGTTGTGCACGGCGACAGAACCACTCCGGCGACTTGCGTTGCCGAAGAAAGGAACACGATGAAGTCCCTGAAGGCTGCCGCCGTCCTTGCCGGGTCCCTGATCGCCGCCGGTGTCGCCGCGCCCGCGTACGCCGACTCCACCGACCTGGCGTCCACCGGCCTCGACACGGGCCTGCGCACCGCGGTTCCCTTCGAGCTGATGCCGCTGCACGAGTCGGACACGCTCGAGACCGACCAGGAATCGGTGATGGGCACCGCGAAGGAGGCCGCGGCCATCGTGAACGAGGCCAAGCCGGTGCGCGGCGATGTCGGACTGCACGCCTGACGTCCACGCTCCAGCGACATCCGGCCCCCGGCGCTCGACGCCGGGGGCCGGATGCCTTTCGGGGTACGGCAGTTCAAGGTTCTGACGCCCGAGGTCCGGGGCGGACGGGAACACGAAAGGAGCCCCGGGGCGCGAGGCCTCCGGGGCTCCTGGGTGCTACGGCGAACGTCCGTGAGATCGTGGACCGCCGCGACGTTACTTGTTCACGCAGTAGTTGCCGAAGGCGGGGTTCAGGGCGCCGACCACGTTCACGGTGTTGCCGCAGACGTTGACGGGGATGTGGATCGGAGCCTGGATCACATTGCCCGACACGACGCCGGGCGAGTGGACCGCCGCACCCTCGGCGCCCGAGTGGGCCGAGGCCAGGCCGGCACTGCCCAGAACAACGGCACCGGTGCCGAGAGCGATTGCGCCGACCTTCGCGATGTGAGACATCACGTTCTCCTTACTGACTGGTTAAGCGCGGCAGCACGACTAGCGCCGCACGCACCGCTCAACGCGGCACAGCGGTCCGGGTCACGGTGAATGTCCGGAGATCACTCCTTGATGCACCTTTGTGCCTGACGGCGAGGCCGACACGTCGCGTCGTTCGCCCGTCTGATGCTGTCGCAGGCGCCTCTGACCTGGATGTTTGTGGAAAACGTGCGCATCCGGGCGTTTCAGCTATCAAAAGTCGCAAACGTCGCTTACGTTAACAGCGTTCGGTGACCGGCCCGTCACGGGTTGTGTCCACACGAGAAACGGAGAGGTAATGCGCAAGTTCCAGAAGGCTGCGGTCG from Streptomyces sp. DH-12 carries:
- a CDS encoding chaplin produces the protein MSHIAKVGAIALGTGAVVLGSAGLASAHSGAEGAAVHSPGVVSGNVIQAPIHIPVNVCGNTVNVVGALNPAFGNYCVNK